The genomic region GCCCCACCCCGTTAATGACAACCCTCCTGTACCTACCGTACCTCCGCCTGGTGAGCTCCCTCTCCAATTCATCAACAGCCCCGCGGAACCCTTCATCAACGCCATGCACCCTCGTGTAGGCTATGGCTAAGCCTAGCCTACCTTCAAACTCGTTAACCACATCAGACTCCACGCCACTTACAACCTCACTCAGGACCCCATCCTCAACACCCGGTATCAGCATTATGACCTCGCCACCCGTGTTCACCAGTATGTTCACTGGGCTGAGTACGTCAGCCTTAAGGGCATTGTTAACGTCGTTAATTATCCTAACGGCCGCGGCCTGTTGAATAAGATTTATGAGGATGGACCTACCCTTTAACTGCCTCATTGCCTGCTTAGTCCTCTGAATCCTACCAATCACGTCCTGTATACCCACGACATCGATACCCAGGAGCTTATAGTTGCCGCCAGTAGCCTCAGTGGAGGCGTAGGCCATGGCCGCGTGGGCGGTTGAGTAGGCTGAGTAGCGGCTACCACCCTCACAGTTAGAGTATGGGACATAGAGTAGGGTCAGCTTCATCGTAGCCAGTAGGGTTTCCATAAACTGCTGGTAGTCCACATGCAGGGCGGCTAGGGCATCAATACCCCTGTCCAGTTCATTAACGACGTCTCGGTAACTCCCCCTAGCCTTAACACCATCTTTAACCACGTCCAGCATTGAGGCCGGCCCGATGGTTAATGCGCCACCCCCTATGAAGTCTATCACGACCCCCGCATCGCCTTGACACTCCTGACCCGGCTCTATACTCTTACCCACGGCGTAGCTGATGTAGCGCATCACGGAGCCTTCCCTGATGAGCCGCTCAACGTTACCTACATTAATGCCCAGGCCGGTTAACGGGTCCTTAAGCTTGTTAAGGTAGTGGATGGCGTTATCGACGTCTGAGCCTCCATGTACCCTACGCCTAACTCTACCCATTACGTAGAGGGCCGTGGCTATTACCGCCTCCCTACTCACCCTGCCTCACCTCGATGCAAACCCACCCGATCGGTTCATTACCGGCCAGCCTAACCGTGGCGTCTCCCCATGGCCTATTGAGCCTGCTACTTACATAGTCCGTGATTCTGGAGACTAGGTCTGGGCTATACTTCTCAAGTAGGTTAATCACGGTCTTCCACCTCCTGCTCGCGCCAAACCCAACCCTCACTGGTACACCACCCCCACATTCAGGTACCTTAAGGCCCCTCCTCCCCTCGAAGGATGAGACCTCGCGGCTAAACTCCTTAATAGCATTGACTATATCGTCGTAGTTCAGTAACCTAGCCTTAACATCCTCGGTAACGGGGGGATGCCTTATAGCCACCTCGTACTCAAGCCTAACGCCGGGCCTTAGGCCAATCGCCATAACCCTATACTTATCCTCCCTATCATGGATGCAGTAGACTCCGTAGTCATCCGGCCTAGGTTTAGTTAACTGCCTAACCGCCAGGTCCTTGAATAGGCGGTATGGCGCCTTGAGCCTCTCCTCACCGTGAATCCTCTCCATAACCACCGTCAATACGTCATCCTCAGCCTCAGGGGAGACCATGTTTAACCTAGGCCTCTCAGCCAGCTTCTCTGAAACGGCCCTGGTGAAGCTTTCCCTAAGCTGGGCATCTCTAGCCAATAGCCAATACAGGTAGGCGGTCCTGATCAGGCCCTTAACCTCACTTGGCGGTATCCCCTCAGGGCTATGGTCAAGAACCTCAACACCCCCACAGTTGGTTACTATTGCGTAGCTCCTCACGGAGTACCTCTCAGGCGCCTTCGACATGGTGTTCATTAGGGCGTTTAACAACTGCCCATAGTCCATCGACTTAACGTTAACCAGCTGCTCGATGGGTAGTTTAGTTAAGTCAATTACGTAAAGCCTACCGCCGCTGGCCACGGCGTCTAAACCTATGCTTAACCTACCTCCACTCAGCACGAAGGTAGGCGTCTTAACATTGATAACGAGCCTCATACCACAACCACAGTGGGTCAAGCCTCTTAACGCAGTTGGGTCCATTCAACGTTTCAAAATCCAGATACTCGGCACCAACCACTGAACCGTCGGTGATTACGGAGACTGGGCCCATGACGTAGAATGGGCTGCTGCACACCCAACCCCTAACCATAGTGTTCACGCAGCCGTAAACCTCCCGGCTACGCGGTAGAGCAGTGCCGAGCAGCAGCGCGTGGCTGCCGGAGTCCCTTAGACTGTCGATAGCATCGACTTTAACCACGGTGAAGTGCCCAAGCCCAATACTCCTCTCCCCACCGACACCAACCTTACCCAGTAGCTCAAGGGCCCGCCTGGCCTCATCCAGGGATGCCCCATCCCTAGTCGTGAAGTAGAGTACGTAATTGACGTGGGGTTGGAAGGCGGCCACCCTGTAGGTATCGGCATTGCTCAACACTCTACCAACAACATTCCTCTGAATACTTACACTACTCCCATAGCTGCTCCTGTACGTGAATTCACGCCCCCCGCACCTAACCTTAAGGTCGTCATCAAGGAGGGGCTCCACGCTGGGTGCATTTAGGCAATCGAGTGGTAGATACTTCAGCTTCTTAACCCGCTTCAGGACGGCGTGGGCCCTACCGGGGTCGTCCGCGTACTTACTGGCTATTGACGAGAGTAGCTGAATCTTCAAATCCATGGGCATGGGCACGGTTAACGCAGCCTCTCCATCCACTTCAAAGGCCATTGGGTACATTGACGATGCCCTATCGATGCCGTGGCTAATGCCTAGGTGTCTTAGATTCTCCAGGGCCGAGTATACGGTATCCGATGGGACGTAGTCGAGGGTGTCCATCAGGCCAGTCCTACCAACCCTGAACGGCTCCTCAAACCTAACCACCGCATAGTTGATCCTCATCACGTCGCACCGCAGATGCTCCTCTTAATGGCGTCAAACACCTCTATCCTACCTATGAAATCCCTGAGCTTAGTCAATTCATCAAACGTGTCTATTTTACTCGGTGCAGGCTCGTTCATTGCCAGGTTGTGGAAATATAGTTCAATATCCTTAAACTTGATGCTTCCATAACCCCTGCTGCCTGACCCACCTATGTAAGTCTCCTCAACCAGCATCAGGGCCTCGACCAGTGACTGTAGGTAGAAGCGGGCTGGGTAATCCTTGATAAGGTCTTTCAACTTACTATGCTCATCACACTCTCTACGCCTACACACGTCGAGGTCAAATACCAGGAATGATATAGACCCCTCAAACTCAACATCAGGCTTAACCCTAAGTATAGTCCTCGGGTCGGCGGCGCTGGTAACCCTATCGATCCTATTCTCGCTCTTCTCCTCGAGGAAGTCCTCGAAGGTTATATTCCCGCAGCCGCCCTTCTCCCTGCATAGGTCACTGATGTAATCCTCCGATGGGTACATGTCCCTGAATATAGCCCTGGTCGGTGCCCAGCACTTCTCAACAAGCCATGTGTATGGATTCTCACCCTCCTCACTGGGCTGGTAATACATCGGTTGAACGGACATGCTACCGAACACGTTATCAACGGGGCAGTATGGGTCATCGTGAATTATCTTATTACCCTCACCAACCCTCATGTGGTAATATATCTTACCATCCGTGGTACTTAAGCTAAGGCCCAGGGCAAGCTCAAGCAGTGACCTCGCCCTACCCTTAAGGGAACTGCCCGGTATGTAGGGGACCTTGATCTGGCAATCTTTATAATTCTTGCAATCTTTATAATAATACTGTTTATATATTGACACTGGCTCAACATCAGCCGCGCCCATCACCTCCCTAGCCTTAAGGCTCCTAATCAGGAAGCCTGTCTTGTTAATCAGTTTAAACTTTAACTCGAAGATGCCGACCAGCCTCAACTGCGGTGAGAGGTACTGCCTCACAGCCACTCCTCCTCACCCCTCTTGATACCGTAAATGACGTACGCTAGGAATGCGTCGAGCGAATCCCTGAGGGTTTCGGCAAGCTTCCTGGCCTGCTGCGGATCCTTAGCATTCCTTATATCGTCAAGCGCCTGCTTAATCCCATTAGCCAAGTCTTCATCAATGACGCTTCGGTTCTTCTGATACTCAATAACCACGTTCAGTCTAAATAAGGCCCTTGAGTAATTCCTCAAATCGGCATCACTTGAGGATATTATCTTATCCAGGACCGGTATAATCATGTTGTAGATCTTCCTAAAGGAGGCTGACGTAGTCCTATAAACCCTATAGCCAGCCAAGGTCCTTAACCCTGCATCATAGTCACCGTTCCTAAAGCTCTGAACCACATTAGAGTAGAAGCGAGAAGACCCGTACGGCATTACTAAAAACTAGTAGAGAGAGGTTTAAAAATATTGCTCAGATCTATGGCTATGCCTAATTTAGCGATTAAGGGAAGTTTAACATATGGCGGAAGAGAGGTCAACGTTGATATAGGTATTGAGCTTAAACCATTAACCATATTAATTGGGCCAAACCTAAGCGGTAAGTCTCTAACGCTCATGTGCTTAGCAAAGCTGGCAAGGACGATCATAGCGAGAGGTTACGTGCATGATCGTATTGAGGAGCTGCCGCAATCGCTGGAGTGCGTGGGTGATAGTTTGAATTATGACTACGCAATATATGTCGATGCGTATAGAGTAATGCTGCAACCATTTATGAAAATAAGGCCTATGTTAGATAAAATAAGGAGGGTTACTGAGGGATTGGTCGATGAGAACTTACGTGGTATAAGAAGTTCCATATTACTTGACGTTGATACTCTTAATAAATCGCTCTCAGAGGATGAGGTGGCTAAGGATTTACGGATTAAAACAAGCATGATACTTCTAAACGACGCTATGAAGGTTTTTGAGAAGGCCCGTAATGGTTTTCAATTAATGATTGAGGAAGCCTCAAAGACCTTCGGTGAGCGTGGTGAGGACTTCAGGAGGGCGCTCAGTCACTTCATGCCGTTGTTCATCGAGCATGTTAATCTCATGGGTAATAATAGTGCATGGCGTTGGTATGACTTCGAATTAGGTAACACTAGCTTTAATGTTGAGGAGCTTTCCAGTGTCTATGCGCCGT from Vulcanisaeta distributa DSM 14429 harbors:
- a CDS encoding CRISPR-associated RAMP Csm5 family protein — encoded protein: MRLVINVKTPTFVLSGGRLSIGLDAVASGGRLYVIDLTKLPIEQLVNVKSMDYGQLLNALMNTMSKAPERYSVRSYAIVTNCGGVEVLDHSPEGIPPSEVKGLIRTAYLYWLLARDAQLRESFTRAVSEKLAERPRLNMVSPEAEDDVLTVVMERIHGEERLKAPYRLFKDLAVRQLTKPRPDDYGVYCIHDREDKYRVMAIGLRPGVRLEYEVAIRHPPVTEDVKARLLNYDDIVNAIKEFSREVSSFEGRRGLKVPECGGGVPVRVGFGASRRWKTVINLLEKYSPDLVSRITDYVSSRLNRPWGDATVRLAGNEPIGWVCIEVRQGE
- the csm4 gene encoding type III-A CRISPR-associated RAMP protein Csm4 — protein: MRINYAVVRFEEPFRVGRTGLMDTLDYVPSDTVYSALENLRHLGISHGIDRASSMYPMAFEVDGEAALTVPMPMDLKIQLLSSIASKYADDPGRAHAVLKRVKKLKYLPLDCLNAPSVEPLLDDDLKVRCGGREFTYRSSYGSSVSIQRNVVGRVLSNADTYRVAAFQPHVNYVLYFTTRDGASLDEARRALELLGKVGVGGERSIGLGHFTVVKVDAIDSLRDSGSHALLLGTALPRSREVYGCVNTMVRGWVCSSPFYVMGPVSVITDGSVVGAEYLDFETLNGPNCVKRLDPLWLWYEARYQC
- the csm3 gene encoding type III-A CRISPR-associated RAMP protein Csm3; its protein translation is MAVRQYLSPQLRLVGIFELKFKLINKTGFLIRSLKAREVMGAADVEPVSIYKQYYYKDCKNYKDCQIKVPYIPGSSLKGRARSLLELALGLSLSTTDGKIYYHMRVGEGNKIIHDDPYCPVDNVFGSMSVQPMYYQPSEEGENPYTWLVEKCWAPTRAIFRDMYPSEDYISDLCREKGGCGNITFEDFLEEKSENRIDRVTSAADPRTILRVKPDVEFEGSISFLVFDLDVCRRRECDEHSKLKDLIKDYPARFYLQSLVEALMLVEETYIGGSGSRGYGSIKFKDIELYFHNLAMNEPAPSKIDTFDELTKLRDFIGRIEVFDAIKRSICGAT
- a CDS encoding type III-A CRISPR-associated protein Csm2; amino-acid sequence: MPYGSSRFYSNVVQSFRNGDYDAGLRTLAGYRVYRTTSASFRKIYNMIIPVLDKIISSSDADLRNYSRALFRLNVVIEYQKNRSVIDEDLANGIKQALDDIRNAKDPQQARKLAETLRDSLDAFLAYVIYGIKRGEEEWL